A stretch of DNA from Novipirellula galeiformis:
TCGTTACGCGAACAGCTCGAAGTCCATCGCGACAATCCCGCTTGTGCATCGTGTCACAGTCGCATGGATCCGCTCGGCTTTGGCTTGGAAAACTTTGATACCGTAGGCCGGTGGCGAACCGCCGACGGCGAGTTTCCGATAGACGCCAGCGGTCAGCTTCCCTCGGGGCAAACTTTTAGCGGTCCAAGCGAGCTAAAGAAGCTCATCGCCCAACGTGACAACGATTTCCGCAAACACTTTGTCAAGAAGCTACTCGGCTTCGCGCTGGGACGGTCACTCAACAAGTTTGATGATTGTGTGGTGACCGAGTGTTTAGAGCAGCTAAAATTGCACAATGACCACGCGGCGTGTTTGATCGAAACGATTTGTTTGAGCCATCCGTTTCAACATCGCTTTTTCAAACCACCGCAACCATCGGAGTAACGTCACTCCATCATGAAACTCACTCGACGGCATTTCCAGGGACGATTCTAACGATGACCCATCAACCGATTCCGACGCCAGACACCCCCGATCGACGCCGTTTTCTGAAAGGCATGGGCGTGTCACTGGCACTCCCGTGGATGCACTCCGCACTCGCTCCGTCGGCTCGCGCGGCCGTCGATGCCGCCGGTGGCAATGCACCAATCCGATCGGCGTTTCTGTACTTCCCCAATGGCGTTTGGGAGAAAGCATGGGTGCCTGAGACGCAAGGGCCTGACTACGAATTAACTCCCTCGCTGCAACCGATCGCCCCCGTCCGTGACGATGTGTTGGTGCTAACCGGCTTAGATAAGAAGCACAGCCATGGCGGGGACGGACACTATGCCAAGACGGCTAACTTCTTGACCGGAATGCCCGTCACCAAAACGACCAGCAAGGATATCAGTAGTGGTGGGATTTCGGTGGATCAAATGATCGCGAAACACCAAGCCGGCCAGACTCCTATTCCCTCCTTAGAATTGGCCACCGAGCCCGTGGTTTCGGGGATCGACAGCAACGTGGGCTACACCCGATTGTACGGTTCTTATATTTCTTGGGAGACCCCGAATCGTCCCGTCGCTAAGGAGATGAGTCCCCGGATCGTCTATGATCGCTTGTTTGGCCATGCATCCAAGACGAGCCACGAGGAATCCGAATCGTATACGAATTTGCTCGACTACGTGCTCGAGGATGCGAAACGCGTACGTGGCCGTTTGGGACGTGACGACCAATTTAAGATGGATGAATACCTCGACGCGGTTCGTGCGGTCGAGCGACGGATCGAGCATGCGGCCCATCATGGGGGTCGCGACTGGGAACCGAGTGTCGATCCAGTTGAAATCGCCCGACGTCGCCCGGGCGTGCCCAATGATTTTCGTGAACACATCGATGTCATGCTGGACCTAATGGTACTGGCGTTCCAAACCGATTCGACCCG
This window harbors:
- a CDS encoding DUF1552 domain-containing protein produces the protein MTHQPIPTPDTPDRRRFLKGMGVSLALPWMHSALAPSARAAVDAAGGNAPIRSAFLYFPNGVWEKAWVPETQGPDYELTPSLQPIAPVRDDVLVLTGLDKKHSHGGDGHYAKTANFLTGMPVTKTTSKDISSGGISVDQMIAKHQAGQTPIPSLELATEPVVSGIDSNVGYTRLYGSYISWETPNRPVAKEMSPRIVYDRLFGHASKTSHEESESYTNLLDYVLEDAKRVRGRLGRDDQFKMDEYLDAVRAVERRIEHAAHHGGRDWEPSVDPVEIARRRPGVPNDFREHIDVMLDLMVLAFQTDSTRVASFMFANDVSGRNFSFLDGVAGGHHEMSHHENKEAKISQYQQITHWHVQQFARLLEKMKGIREGESTLLDNSMILFGSSISDGNRHDPDNLPILVGGRAGGKFNSGRHIAYKDVPLCNLYHSMLNASGIDVESFGDSTGPLTELS